The following proteins are co-located in the Cyprinus carpio isolate SPL01 chromosome B19, ASM1834038v1, whole genome shotgun sequence genome:
- the LOC109102622 gene encoding LOW QUALITY PROTEIN: NACHT, LRR and PYD domains-containing protein 3-like (The sequence of the model RefSeq protein was modified relative to this genomic sequence to represent the inferred CDS: deleted 2 bases in 1 codon), with amino-acid sequence MEDKETFSDGEFSPGCSRIPKTLDSKRVSMNSDRSKDNILTFEEKHISTDLSQLHRQRSNSLTHSCVSMKSEASMESDSQLAQSTIRSNLVKKFECLYEGTSKQGNPTLLNEIYTELYITERESGEISNEHEVRQIETHSRRAATEETPITCNDIFRPLPGQEKPIRTVLTKGVAGIGKTVSVQKFILDWAEGKENQDVQLIFPLPFREINLMKDKTLSLSDILHVFYPETKEMDISSDEYKVLFIFDGLDECRLSLDFQSDVRLCDVSELASVDMLLTNLIVGNMLPSALIWITSRPAAADLIPSECVHRVTEVRGFNDPQKEEYFRKRISDQGLADTIISHLKSSRSLFIMCHIPVFCWISATVLEKMLSEAESGEIPKTLTQMYTHFLILQTNIKQEKDYEKTVKDEDMILKLGKLAFQQLVKGNLIFYEEDLRECGIEETEASVYSGLCTQIFREELGLNHGKVFCFVHLSIQEHLAALYAHLSLMKNRNVFITLSSSPLKHLKKALNVSLSELHQIAVRKALKSKNGHLDLFLRFLLGLSLESNQTLLRELLTQTGSCSYNKEETVEYLKQKIKRNRSPERSINLFHCLNELGDDLLIQEIQDYLKSGKIRETKLSSSQWSALVYVLLTSEQKMDVFKLKLFIGSQNTADEVLQKLLPVVKESKLVQLMDCGVTYEGCAALASALKSNPSHIRNMNLSLNKVGASGVKLLSDGLKDPHCKLEKLRLGKCGVTDEGCAALASALRSNPSHLRDLDLSLNKLGDSGLKLLSDGLKDPQCRLETLRLSDCGVTDEGCVALTSALRSNPSHLRELDLSMNKLGVSELNLLSDLLKDPHCQLEILRLSYCGVTDEGCAALASALRSNPSHLKELDLSGNELEASELNLLSAGLKDPLCKLEILRLRDCGVTYECCAALASALRSNPSYLRELDLTGNKLKDSDVKLLSALKDNPHYKVEMLKF; translated from the exons aTGGAGGACAAAGAAACATTCAGCGATGGAGAGTTTTCTCCAGGATGCAG TCGGATACCAAAAACACTGGATTCCAAACGTGTGTCCATGAACAGTGACCGTTCTAAAGACAACATACtaacatttgaagaaaaacacaTATCAACAGATCTGAG TCAATTGCACAGGCAGAGATCAAACTCACTGACGCacagctgtgtgtccatgaagagtgAAGCATCTATGGAAAG TGACTCTCAACTGGCCCAAAGCACAATCAGATCAAATCTGGTGAAGAAGTTTGAGTGTCTGTATGAAGGAACATCAAAGCAGGGAAACCCAACTctcctgaatgagatctacacagagctctacatcacagagagggaaagtggagagatcagtaatgagcatgaggtgagacagattgagacacactccaggagagcagcaacagaggaAACACCAATCACatgcaatgacatctttagacctttacctggacaagaaaaacccatcagaactgtgctgacaaagggagtcgctggcattggaaaaacagtctctgtgcagaagttcattttggactgggctgaagggaaagagaatcaggacgtccagctcatatttccacttcctttcagagaaatcaacctgatgaaggacaaaacactcagtctttcagatATTCTTCATGTCTTTTACCCTGAAACCAAAGAAATGGACATATccagtgatgaatataaagtgttattcatctttgatggtctggatgagtgtcgtCTTTCTCTGGATTTTCAGAGCGATGTGAGGTTGTGTGATGTAAGTGAATTAGCCTCAGTGGACATGCTCCTGACGAACCTCATTGTGGGGAAtatgcttccctctgctctcatctggatcacctccagaccagcagcagctgatctcatcccctctgagtgtgtccatcgagtgacagaggtacgaggcttcaatgatccacagaaggaggaatacttcaggaagagaatcagtgatcaggGTCTGGCCGATACaatcatctcacacctgaagtcatcaaggagcctcttcatcatgtgccacatcccagtgttctgctggatctcagccacagttctggagaagatgttgagtgaagcagagagtggagagattcccaagactctcactcaaatgtacacacacttcctgatccttcagaccAACATCAAGCAAGAGAAGGACTATGAGAAGACAGTCAAAGATGAAGATATGATCCTCAAACTGGGGAAACTGGCttttcagcagcttgtgaaaggaaacctgattttctatgaggaagacctgagagagtgtggcattgaagagacagaagcatcagtgtattcaggattgtgcactcagatcttcagagaggagctTGGCTTGAATCATgggaaagtcttctgctttgttcatctgagcatccaggaacatctagcagctctatatgCACATCTGTCCCTtatgaaa aacagaaatgtgtttattACTCTGTCTTCTAGTCCTTTGAAGCATTTAAAGAaggctttaaatgtttcattatctGAGCTGCATCAAATAGCTGTGAGAAAGGCCTTGAAGAGTAAgaatggacatctggatcttttCCTGCGTTTTCTTCTGGGTCTCTCATTGGAGTCCAATCAGACTCTCTTACGAGAACTACTGACACAGACAGGAAGCTGCTCCTATAACAAAGAGGAAACAGTTGAGTACCTCAAGCAGAAGATCAAGAGGAATCGCTCTCCAGAGAGATCCATaaatctgttccactgtctgaatgaactgggtgatGATTTACTGATTCAGGAGATCCAAGATTATCTGAAATCTGGAAAAATAAGAGAAACCAAACTCTCCTCTTCACAGTGGTCAGCTCTGGTTTATGTGTTGCTGACATCAGAGCAGAAGATGGatgttttcaaactaaaactgtTCATTGGATCCCAAAATACAGCAGATGAAGTTCTTCAGAAGCTGCTGCCTGTGGTTAAAGAATCCAAATTAGTTCA gttgatggattgtggtgttaCATATGAAGgatgtgctgctctggcttcagctctgaaatcaaacccctCCCACATTAGAAATATGAATCTATCACTGAATAAAGTAGGAgcatcaggagtgaagctgctctctgatggactgaaggatcctcactgtaaactggaaaaACTGCG GCTGGGTAAGTGTGGTGTCACAGATGAAGgatgtgctgctctggcttcagctctgagatcaaacccctcacacctgagagatcTAGATCTGTCACTGAATAAACTAGGAGACTCAGGACTGAAACtgctctctgatggactgaaggaTCCTCAGTGTAGACTGGAAACACTGCG gttgagtgatTGTGGAGTCACAGATGAAGGATGTgttgctctgacttcagctctgagatcaaacccctcacatcTGAGAGAACTAGATCTGTCAATGAATAAATTAGGAGTGTCAGAACTGAATCTGCTCTCTGATTTACTGAAAGATCCTCACTGTCAACTGGAGATACTGCG gttgagttattgtggagtcacagatgaaggttgtgctgctctggcttcagctctgagatcaaacccctcacacctgaaaGAGCTGGATCTGTCTGGAAATGAACTAGAAGCATCAGAACTGAATCTGCTTTCTGCTGGACTGAAAGATCCTCTCTGTAAACTGGAGATACTGCG ATTGAGGGATTGTGGAGTCACATATGAatgttgtgctgctctggcttcagctctgagatcaaacccctcatacctgagagaactggatctgacTGGAAATAAACTAAAAGACTCAGatgtgaagctgctctctgctctgAAGGATAATCCACATTATAAAGTGGAAATGCTTAA GTTTTAA